A stretch of Lactiplantibacillus brownii DNA encodes these proteins:
- a CDS encoding GrpB family protein, translating into MTIQSLVSYQPTWQKMATVFQQSLQSQLGSNLINCSHVGSTAMPKIPAQPVIDLALLVKDSVPALTALRAEFVLQSVRTATYRLTWHDQAFNLLLFTDAHAYQTVINFRDYVNAHRTDSRKYTAVRKIALTTDDYYAAKTDFVTSLNGKASDWLATKDAHETHDRTVRAELVNMCLIMNPETHEVIVENKIDAKWTGLTFPGGHVDPGESQIHAMQREVLEETGLTVTNLKLVGTVTWVENDQGDVSLGTLYTTSDYHGELLAGSYEGAISWQPLSVLTPDKLAPGIEPILKVFTNPQLNEAFWGFDDDQLKVY; encoded by the coding sequence ATGACAATCCAATCGCTCGTCAGTTACCAACCTACTTGGCAAAAAATGGCGACTGTCTTTCAACAATCGCTCCAATCACAACTTGGTTCTAATTTGATCAACTGTAGTCATGTCGGCAGTACCGCGATGCCTAAAATTCCGGCACAACCGGTCATCGACCTCGCGTTGTTAGTCAAGGATTCAGTGCCCGCGCTAACGGCGCTCAGAGCTGAATTTGTGCTCCAGTCAGTCAGAACAGCTACTTATCGTCTAACTTGGCACGATCAAGCCTTCAATCTACTGCTTTTCACGGACGCTCACGCCTATCAAACGGTCATCAATTTCCGAGACTACGTGAACGCGCATCGCACAGATAGTCGCAAATATACAGCGGTGCGTAAAATTGCGCTGACGACAGACGACTACTACGCCGCCAAGACTGATTTTGTCACCAGTCTCAATGGCAAAGCCAGTGATTGGCTCGCTACTAAAGATGCGCATGAAACCCATGACCGGACTGTCCGGGCCGAACTCGTCAACATGTGCTTGATTATGAATCCTGAGACACACGAAGTGATCGTCGAAAATAAGATTGATGCCAAATGGACCGGGTTGACCTTTCCCGGTGGCCACGTTGACCCCGGCGAATCGCAAATTCACGCCATGCAACGCGAAGTGCTTGAAGAAACCGGTCTAACGGTCACCAACTTAAAATTAGTCGGCACGGTCACTTGGGTCGAGAACGACCAAGGTGATGTGTCACTCGGCACGCTGTACACGACGAGTGATTACCATGGCGAGCTGCTTGCCGGGTCCTATGAAGGTGCCATCAGTTGGCAACCACTCAGCGTCCTGACACCAGACAAACTGGCCCCAGGCATCGAACCAATTTTGAAAGTCTTCACCAACCCACAGCTCAATGAAGCGTTTTGGGGCTTTGATGACGACCAACTCAAGGTTTATTAG
- a CDS encoding helix-turn-helix domain-containing protein — MKTQTKEFYNIEKDKREWYTKVVRLERVKVKDVDDLLINANYWRDSDGDIWLNPEDPMENVRASFTEYRQVKHYMQPLEIKQLRQKLQLSLNKFARMLGMGPSSLSQIENNLKLQNKEQDVLFKSIRNEYEATGEVQSLAVKKDPISQLFLDGMGRIKGTCTTTDYDSGELFSNRLNQFQLACLEEVSA, encoded by the coding sequence ATGAAAACGCAAACCAAAGAATTTTATAATATTGAAAAAGATAAGCGTGAGTGGTACACAAAAGTAGTCAGACTGGAGCGGGTTAAAGTAAAAGATGTCGATGACCTATTGATCAATGCGAATTATTGGCGAGATTCAGACGGAGATATTTGGTTGAATCCTGAAGACCCGATGGAGAATGTACGAGCAAGTTTTACGGAATATCGTCAGGTCAAGCATTATATGCAACCACTTGAAATTAAGCAATTACGTCAAAAATTACAACTCTCGCTTAATAAATTTGCCAGAATGTTAGGTATGGGTCCCTCATCATTGTCACAAATTGAAAATAATTTAAAGTTGCAAAATAAAGAACAAGATGTTTTGTTTAAGAGTATTCGTAATGAATATGAAGCAACTGGTGAAGTACAATCTTTGGCTGTCAAAAAAGATCCAATTTCGCAGTTATTTCTTGATGGTATGGGGCGTATTAAGGGAACCTGTACAACGACGGATTATGATAGTGGTGAGTTATTTTCCAATCGGCTTAATCAATTTCAGTTGGCTTGTCTTGAGGAAGTGTCAGCGTAA
- a CDS encoding protein-export chaperone SecB: protein MSVLNFNGYTVKKMTYERNPEFKKSKTQFKMSPKLAANQHIDGNRIQIELNIRVGSKTETQLPFSAMVEIEGSFDYHPDEDKTSKGITTFVRDNAVAILYPYARALIAQLTLSSNEFPGYNLPTINVPEALKLSDLAAKS, encoded by the coding sequence ATGAGTGTGCTAAATTTTAATGGTTATACGGTCAAAAAAATGACTTATGAAAGAAATCCTGAGTTCAAAAAAAGCAAAACTCAATTCAAAATGTCGCCTAAACTTGCAGCTAACCAGCATATAGATGGCAACCGGATTCAAATCGAATTGAATATTAGGGTTGGTTCGAAAACTGAAACTCAATTACCTTTCAGTGCGATGGTCGAAATTGAAGGTAGTTTTGACTACCATCCTGATGAAGATAAGACCTCTAAGGGGATTACAACATTTGTCAGAGATAATGCGGTGGCAATCTTATATCCGTATGCTCGCGCGTTAATCGCACAACTGACGTTATCTTCCAATGAGTTTCCTGGATATAATTTGCCAACAATCAATGTCCCTGAAGCTTTGAAGCTGTCTGACTTAGCCGCAAAAAGTTAA
- a CDS encoding DedA family protein, with the protein MANLIEILTHLEDFIVPILTTLGNWSYITLFAVIFLETGMVIFPFLPGESLIFLASTMAATHTSLDIQVLVPVFFAAAVIGDTVNFEIGRHLIKLPWLQRHLPQDKQLKAQHFFAKYGSKAVMFGRFVPLIRTFVPLSAGASQMKQKSFAFWNLIGVGVWVAVGCSLGYFFGSISFVQTHLSLFFLGILACALIPAAAITLFKALRRHPVA; encoded by the coding sequence TTGGCCAATTTAATCGAAATCCTAACTCATTTGGAGGACTTCATCGTTCCCATTTTAACCACGTTAGGTAACTGGAGCTATATCACGCTATTTGCCGTCATCTTCCTCGAAACTGGGATGGTGATTTTCCCATTCTTACCCGGTGAATCGCTAATCTTTCTCGCCAGCACAATGGCGGCAACCCATACCAGCTTAGATATTCAGGTCTTGGTTCCGGTCTTCTTTGCTGCCGCAGTGATCGGTGATACGGTCAACTTTGAAATTGGCCGGCATTTAATCAAATTGCCGTGGCTACAACGCCATTTGCCACAAGATAAACAACTTAAAGCACAACACTTTTTCGCTAAGTATGGTTCTAAAGCCGTCATGTTTGGCCGCTTCGTGCCACTGATTCGGACCTTTGTCCCCTTGAGCGCCGGTGCCTCACAAATGAAACAAAAGTCATTCGCTTTCTGGAACTTAATTGGGGTCGGTGTCTGGGTCGCAGTGGGTTGCTCACTCGGCTACTTCTTCGGCTCTATCAGTTTCGTGCAGACCCACTTATCATTATTCTTCCTAGGTATCTTGGCCTGCGCGTTAATTCCAGCCGCTGCGATTACCTTGTTTAAAGCTTTACGTCGTCACCCAGTTGCTTAA
- the helD gene encoding RNA polymerase recycling motor HelD: MAKSIKASEQQHLDYVVDKIRVEETKQSETIQRSENDQADIKQNFYNDVNIKTDSYEGMMETGLSVRQQQQMLDERQNSWQHATKQLSTLKKLEKNAYFARLDFHEAGEPATETIYIGLSSFSDSPDHFLIYDWRAPISSIYYDGGLGNVTYQTPDGLQSVDVQLKRQLMIEDGTIVTVYDTDEAVGDSMLLEVLDEKSDVKMKSIVTTIQKEQNTIIRDTSSDLLFVQGAAGSGKTSSVLQRVAYLLYRYRGNLTAGQVILFSPNQLFNDYINQVLPELGEQNMVQMTYYQYASYRLPRMQVETLQQRFETENTPTMAKITKLEGSLAFFKAVTAYGHHLEAADMRFRNIMLNDEVLIPRAKIKEIYYSFNENYHLGNRLSATKEELIKILNRKVAAEMRTKWVEETVQDLSKEELNDMYGNQPREFKNGDEEFKFLARKIVMQRLGIARTQIVRNRFLSINMQYAHFLRQVPEILNLEKYGISQDDWDQAVEAKLAAIKQRHISLTTVSAYMYLHDLMTGKKGQRDIRFVFLDEIQDYNAFQLAFLKFSFPNARFTMLGDLNQAIFTKENSHTLIGELETLFDPEKTRVVQLTKSYRSTQQITDFTKEILVNGEAVTAFDRQGDLPNLAVTADFEQAVDQVVKQLAANDSDRDTTAIIGKTLAESERLTEALKARGEHVTLIRTENQRLAPGIIVVPSFLAKGLEFDAVIVWNADRDNYQREDERQLLYTICSRAMHELTVIAIGELTPLLSRVNSDLYTINEMTV; encoded by the coding sequence ATGGCTAAGTCGATTAAAGCTTCAGAACAACAACATCTTGATTATGTGGTTGATAAGATTCGAGTCGAGGAAACGAAACAGAGTGAGACGATTCAACGCTCCGAAAACGATCAAGCCGATATTAAGCAAAACTTTTATAATGACGTCAATATTAAGACCGATAGTTATGAAGGCATGATGGAAACAGGATTGTCCGTCCGTCAACAGCAACAAATGTTGGATGAACGGCAGAATAGCTGGCAACATGCAACGAAACAGCTGTCGACCTTGAAAAAGTTGGAAAAGAATGCTTATTTTGCGCGTCTTGATTTTCATGAGGCGGGTGAACCGGCGACCGAAACCATTTATATTGGTCTGAGTTCATTTTCGGATAGCCCCGATCATTTTCTCATCTATGACTGGCGGGCGCCGATTTCGAGCATCTATTATGATGGTGGTCTCGGCAACGTCACTTACCAGACGCCAGATGGCTTACAGTCGGTCGATGTGCAACTCAAACGGCAATTGATGATTGAAGATGGCACGATCGTGACTGTCTACGATACGGATGAGGCCGTGGGAGATTCCATGTTGCTCGAAGTGTTGGATGAAAAATCTGACGTTAAGATGAAGAGCATCGTCACGACCATCCAGAAGGAACAAAACACGATCATTCGTGATACGAGTTCGGACCTCTTATTCGTCCAAGGTGCTGCGGGATCAGGGAAAACATCGTCGGTCCTGCAACGGGTGGCGTATCTCTTATACCGTTATCGGGGTAATTTAACCGCGGGGCAAGTGATCCTGTTCTCACCTAACCAATTGTTCAACGATTACATCAACCAAGTGCTGCCCGAATTAGGCGAACAAAATATGGTGCAGATGACGTACTACCAATACGCATCGTACCGGTTGCCACGGATGCAAGTGGAAACTTTGCAACAACGTTTTGAAACTGAAAACACGCCTACGATGGCTAAGATTACGAAGCTTGAAGGTAGCTTAGCCTTTTTCAAAGCGGTCACGGCATACGGGCATCATTTGGAAGCGGCCGACATGCGGTTCCGTAATATCATGTTGAACGATGAAGTCTTGATTCCACGGGCTAAAATTAAAGAAATTTACTATTCATTTAATGAAAACTACCATTTAGGGAACCGATTATCGGCGACTAAGGAAGAATTGATTAAAATCTTGAACCGCAAAGTTGCAGCTGAAATGCGGACTAAGTGGGTTGAAGAGACCGTTCAAGATTTGTCCAAAGAAGAATTAAACGATATGTATGGCAACCAACCGCGCGAATTCAAGAATGGCGACGAAGAGTTCAAGTTCTTGGCGCGTAAAATTGTGATGCAACGTTTAGGGATTGCGCGGACTCAAATCGTGCGGAATCGTTTCTTGAGCATTAACATGCAATACGCACACTTCCTGCGTCAAGTGCCGGAAATCCTGAATTTGGAAAAGTATGGGATTTCTCAGGATGACTGGGATCAGGCGGTTGAGGCGAAGTTAGCGGCGATTAAGCAACGGCACATTTCGTTAACGACCGTTTCGGCCTACATGTATTTGCATGATTTGATGACTGGCAAGAAGGGACAACGAGATATTCGCTTCGTCTTCTTAGATGAAATTCAAGATTACAACGCCTTTCAATTGGCATTCTTGAAATTCAGCTTCCCAAATGCGCGCTTTACGATGCTGGGGGACTTGAATCAGGCTATCTTCACCAAAGAAAACAGTCATACCTTGATTGGTGAACTGGAAACGTTGTTCGATCCGGAAAAGACCCGCGTTGTCCAATTGACGAAGTCCTACCGTTCAACACAACAAATCACCGACTTTACGAAGGAAATCCTCGTTAATGGGGAAGCCGTCACGGCGTTTGATCGCCAAGGTGACTTGCCAAACCTTGCCGTCACAGCTGATTTTGAGCAAGCCGTTGACCAAGTTGTGAAGCAACTCGCGGCCAACGATTCTGACCGTGATACGACTGCGATTATTGGGAAAACCTTGGCTGAAAGCGAACGATTGACCGAAGCGTTAAAGGCCCGTGGCGAACATGTGACCTTAATTCGGACAGAAAATCAGCGTTTGGCTCCCGGTATCATCGTGGTACCGTCATTCTTAGCTAAAGGGCTGGAATTCGATGCGGTGATTGTTTGGAATGCGGATCGTGATAATTATCAACGCGAAGATGAGCGGCAATTGCTCTACACCATTTGTTCACGCGCGATGCACGAATTGACGGTGATTGCGATTGGTGAATTGACACCGTTACTTTCACGGGTGAACTCAGATTTGTATACGATTAATGAAATGACTGTTTAA
- the coaA gene encoding type I pantothenate kinase produces MEEQLNYYRFSREQWKRFYRGGHVPLTAENLHEIKAFNDQISIDDVREIYLPVAHLLQAKFEHYLSWRETESVFLQRQNKQSPFIIGVSGSVAVGKTTTARLLEILFKYLYPDRRTQLITTDGFLYSNAELKQRHLMERKGFPESYDMPRLIQFLNDVKSGKPIAKSPVYSHQTYDIVANRYNVITHPDILIIEGINVLQLPTNQHIYISDFTDFSVYVDADADLVETWYLDRFEALMKTAFQDPQNYFYPWAIGDHADAIAMAKRVWQDVDLKNLNDYILPTRNRADLILHKVAHHLIDAVYFRKY; encoded by the coding sequence ATGGAAGAGCAATTGAATTATTATCGCTTCTCACGGGAGCAATGGAAACGATTCTATCGCGGTGGTCACGTGCCATTGACCGCCGAAAATCTACATGAAATTAAAGCGTTCAATGATCAAATCAGCATCGATGACGTTCGCGAGATTTATTTACCCGTGGCGCATTTACTCCAGGCTAAGTTTGAACACTACTTATCCTGGCGCGAGACAGAATCGGTCTTTTTGCAACGACAAAATAAACAATCACCCTTTATTATCGGCGTTTCTGGGAGTGTGGCGGTCGGCAAAACGACGACGGCACGGTTACTGGAAATATTATTTAAATATTTATATCCAGATCGGCGCACGCAACTGATTACGACGGATGGTTTCTTATATTCGAACGCTGAGTTAAAGCAGCGCCATTTGATGGAACGCAAGGGCTTTCCAGAAAGTTATGATATGCCACGGTTGATTCAGTTCTTAAATGATGTTAAAAGTGGCAAACCGATTGCTAAGTCGCCGGTGTATTCACATCAAACTTACGATATTGTGGCTAATCGGTATAATGTGATCACACATCCCGATATTTTGATTATCGAAGGAATCAACGTGTTACAACTGCCGACCAATCAGCATATTTATATTAGTGATTTTACTGACTTTTCAGTCTATGTTGATGCGGACGCTGATTTAGTTGAAACATGGTATCTCGACCGCTTTGAAGCGTTGATGAAGACGGCGTTTCAGGACCCACAGAATTACTTTTATCCTTGGGCAATCGGAGACCATGCGGATGCCATTGCGATGGCTAAACGGGTCTGGCAAGACGTGGACTTGAAAAACTTGAATGATTATATCTTGCCAACTAGAAATCGTGCGGATTTAATTTTGCACAAGGTTGCGCATCATTTGATTGACGCGGTCTATTTCCGCAAGTATTAA
- the guaA gene encoding glutamine-hydrolyzing GMP synthase: MAKTDTASFDSILVLDFGSQYNQLITRRIRDFGVYSELLPNKITADEIKARHPKGIIFSGGPNSVYDDGAFRVDPEIFKLGIPILGICYGMQLMTYSLEGGQVESADNREYGKANITVTSDNATLFKDTPKEQSVWMSHGDLVTQAPDGFDVVATSKNCPIAAIQDVDRKLYGIQFHAEVRNTDYGNDILRHFAFDVCQAEANWSMDDFIDMQIEKIRAEVGDKKVLLGLSGGVDSSVVGVLLHKAIGTQLTSIFVDHGLLRKGEADQVMASLEGKFGLNIIKVDAKDRFMSKLAGVSDPETKRKIIGNEFIQVFDEEATKLNGMEFLAQGTLYTDVIESGTSTAQTIKSHHNVGGLPKDMQFKLIEPLRTLFKDEARELGEKLGMPSALVWRQPFPGPGLGIRVIGEITEDKLKIVRDSDYILRDEIKKAGLDREIWQYFTVLPGFKSVGVMGDGRTYDYTVGIRAVTSIDGMTADFARIPWDVLQKISVRIVNEVDHVNRIVYDVTSKPPSTIEWE, translated from the coding sequence TTGGCAAAAACGGACACCGCGTCATTCGACTCAATTCTTGTGTTGGATTTTGGGAGTCAATATAACCAATTGATTACCCGGCGCATTCGTGATTTCGGTGTTTATTCGGAATTACTTCCGAATAAGATCACCGCTGATGAAATCAAAGCCCGCCACCCAAAGGGAATTATTTTCTCTGGTGGGCCGAATAGTGTTTACGATGACGGCGCCTTTCGGGTTGATCCTGAAATCTTCAAGCTAGGAATTCCTATCTTGGGGATTTGTTATGGGATGCAGCTGATGACTTACTCACTCGAAGGTGGGCAAGTGGAATCCGCTGATAACCGCGAATATGGGAAGGCCAACATCACGGTCACTAGCGATAACGCAACCTTATTCAAAGATACGCCGAAAGAACAATCAGTTTGGATGAGCCATGGTGACTTGGTTACCCAAGCTCCCGATGGTTTTGACGTGGTCGCAACCTCAAAGAACTGTCCCATCGCTGCGATTCAAGACGTTGACCGTAAGCTGTATGGGATTCAATTCCATGCGGAAGTACGGAACACGGATTATGGTAACGATATTTTACGGCATTTCGCGTTTGATGTTTGCCAAGCTGAAGCCAACTGGTCAATGGATGATTTCATTGACATGCAAATTGAAAAAATTCGCGCTGAAGTTGGGGACAAAAAAGTCTTGCTCGGCCTTTCTGGTGGGGTAGACTCTAGTGTTGTCGGTGTCTTGTTACACAAGGCAATTGGCACGCAATTGACGAGTATTTTCGTTGATCATGGTCTGTTGCGTAAAGGTGAAGCTGACCAAGTAATGGCTAGTTTGGAAGGTAAATTCGGTCTGAACATCATTAAAGTTGATGCTAAAGACCGGTTTATGAGCAAATTAGCCGGTGTCAGTGATCCCGAAACGAAACGGAAGATCATTGGTAACGAATTTATCCAAGTCTTCGATGAAGAAGCAACCAAATTAAATGGGATGGAATTCTTAGCGCAAGGGACGTTGTACACCGATGTCATCGAAAGTGGCACTTCCACGGCGCAAACGATTAAATCTCATCATAACGTTGGTGGCTTGCCAAAAGACATGCAATTTAAGCTGATCGAACCTTTGCGGACCTTATTTAAAGATGAAGCCCGTGAATTAGGTGAAAAGCTTGGCATGCCTTCAGCGCTTGTTTGGCGTCAACCATTCCCAGGTCCTGGTTTAGGGATTCGGGTGATTGGTGAAATTACCGAAGATAAGCTGAAAATTGTCCGCGATAGTGATTACATCTTACGAGATGAAATCAAGAAGGCCGGCTTGGATCGCGAAATCTGGCAATATTTCACGGTATTACCAGGATTCAAGTCAGTTGGTGTCATGGGTGATGGTCGAACTTACGACTACACCGTTGGCATTCGAGCCGTAACGTCCATTGATGGCATGACTGCCGACTTTGCGCGGATTCCTTGGGATGTTCTACAGAAGATCTCGGTGCGGATCGTCAATGAAGTCGATCACGTTAACCGTATCGTGTACGATGTTACGAGTAAGCCGCCTTCGACTATTGAGTGGGAATAA
- a CDS encoding restriction endonuclease yields the protein MFKNKGDRLESLIQYFYQELSKLSNKNIKVKTKYDIDGKSGTTHNIDVYYQFELNGIIHRVIFECKNWKNKVSKDKVLTLKAIIDDIPNSVGVMVAPKGYQSGTQTFAEHHGIKLISGSEQSLLAIVVQSKLSVVLPDETVIGEPFYCLMEKDNNGELTGNYIQNGDESGKFFLILYFSKKEARESRTDLKSVVRGIDKNHLTILCEYSEHLGLKLAIKQFVSTEALGVDANLLKNYFL from the coding sequence ATGTTTAAAAATAAGGGAGATAGACTGGAATCATTGATCCAGTATTTCTATCAAGAATTATCAAAACTTTCGAATAAAAATATTAAAGTTAAAACTAAATATGATATAGATGGAAAGTCGGGTACAACTCATAACATTGATGTGTATTATCAGTTTGAGTTGAACGGAATAATTCATAGAGTAATATTTGAGTGTAAGAATTGGAAAAATAAAGTGTCAAAAGATAAAGTATTGACATTGAAAGCAATAATTGATGATATTCCCAATTCAGTGGGCGTTATGGTAGCTCCAAAGGGTTATCAAAGTGGTACACAAACTTTTGCTGAGCATCATGGCATCAAATTGATATCTGGAAGTGAGCAATCGTTACTTGCAATCGTTGTTCAAAGTAAATTAAGCGTCGTTTTACCTGACGAAACAGTCATTGGAGAACCATTCTATTGTTTAATGGAGAAAGATAACAACGGAGAATTAACGGGAAACTATATTCAAAACGGTGATGAAAGCGGAAAATTCTTTCTTATCTTGTATTTTTCAAAAAAGGAAGCGAGAGAGAGTAGAACAGATTTGAAATCAGTGGTGAGAGGAATAGATAAAAATCATCTTACGATATTGTGTGAGTACAGCGAGCATCTTGGACTAAAATTGGCTATCAAGCAATTTGTGAGTACAGAGGCTTTGGGTGTAGATGCTAATCTGTTAAAGAATTATTTTCTTTGA
- a CDS encoding nucleoid-associated protein, producing MRILNVIDHILDKDSGNVVLSQKEIAKDNLEITKYVEKVIDKFEKSEYVELDLSRIPMLEQFWNDRDDFQQLTEKFARDYFDSIKVNEKIPGGDLLFFNVELDDLSQVIGIAKLDYTQRYIHNVEYDDDVLVNNIVQNNSILPSPGQGVKNMILIDADKVQLREQSYTGTSGKWLMSRDFLNVAAVPAKVSNNVKQIKKSIQKISEKYDDEDDFAVTSKTQQAIHESLEMDGVIDNDYIADMVFDKKEEAKAEFKDELAKKAIEPVVTVPNANYFEKKYEHQKIKLDNGIEINVPISLLKNRDAIEFETNPDGSTSVVIKNIGSLKSNF from the coding sequence ATGAGAATTTTAAATGTAATTGACCATATCTTAGATAAGGACTCCGGCAATGTCGTGTTGTCGCAAAAAGAGATTGCTAAGGATAACCTTGAAATTACCAAGTACGTTGAAAAAGTCATTGATAAGTTTGAAAAAAGCGAATATGTGGAGTTGGATTTATCCCGGATTCCGATGCTCGAACAATTTTGGAACGATCGTGATGATTTTCAGCAACTGACAGAAAAGTTTGCGCGGGATTATTTCGATAGTATCAAGGTTAATGAAAAGATTCCGGGTGGTGACTTATTATTTTTTAACGTTGAGCTAGATGATTTAAGCCAAGTAATCGGGATTGCTAAGTTAGACTATACCCAACGCTATATTCATAATGTAGAGTATGACGATGATGTTTTGGTTAACAATATCGTTCAAAACAACAGTATTTTGCCGTCTCCCGGTCAAGGTGTCAAAAACATGATCTTGATTGATGCGGATAAAGTCCAACTTCGTGAACAATCATACACTGGCACTAGTGGCAAATGGCTGATGTCTAGGGACTTTCTTAACGTTGCAGCGGTGCCTGCTAAAGTTTCGAATAACGTTAAACAAATTAAGAAGTCGATTCAAAAGATTTCTGAGAAGTATGATGACGAAGATGACTTTGCCGTCACGTCTAAGACGCAACAAGCGATTCATGAAAGTCTTGAAATGGATGGCGTCATTGATAATGACTATATTGCTGATATGGTCTTCGATAAGAAAGAAGAAGCTAAGGCAGAATTTAAAGATGAATTAGCTAAAAAAGCCATTGAACCAGTCGTTACCGTTCCAAACGCGAACTATTTTGAAAAGAAGTACGAGCATCAAAAAATCAAACTGGATAACGGTATTGAAATCAATGTTCCAATTAGTTTGTTGAAGAATCGGGATGCGATTGAGTTTGAGACGAATCCAGATGGGAGCACTTCGGTAGTAATTAAAAATATTGGCAGTTTGAAGAGTAACTTTTAG
- a CDS encoding restriction endonuclease, which translates to MTEQDVSWSGDISETRIREHMPEVLDILLIDRTKSTAKKDQNIIWANDNYIQFGARAYAPEAPIKPELVTGVMDSIIMPRALKSSRLQKKRTKAKAEVFTPTWIVKKQNDAVDENYAGDDLEAYMNRTWLEITCGEAPYMVSRYDMDTGDEIPLPDRVGFVDRKLRRINAEVDDQVTWQSLVEAAYKASYGFEWNGDSLLLARENLLYTYRDYFMAKWGIEPDTEQLKTVAEIISYNLFQMDGFKFAVPLSETQVKVSQQEISLFDDPEDIQEKWITKPGRRVKVMNWSKNKMEFFDKGVA; encoded by the coding sequence ATGACAGAACAAGATGTGTCATGGTCGGGTGACATTTCAGAAACCCGCATTCGTGAGCATATGCCTGAAGTGCTCGACATTTTGTTGATTGATCGGACAAAATCAACCGCCAAAAAGGATCAGAATATTATTTGGGCGAATGATAATTACATTCAATTTGGAGCTAGGGCATACGCCCCAGAAGCGCCGATAAAGCCGGAATTGGTCACAGGGGTAATGGATAGTATTATCATGCCGCGTGCACTGAAGTCCAGTAGGTTGCAAAAGAAGCGAACCAAGGCCAAGGCTGAAGTATTTACGCCAACATGGATCGTTAAAAAGCAGAATGACGCCGTTGATGAAAACTATGCTGGTGATGATCTTGAAGCTTATATGAATCGGACGTGGTTAGAGATTACTTGCGGTGAAGCACCATATATGGTTAGTCGCTATGATATGGACACTGGCGATGAGATTCCATTGCCTGATCGTGTAGGATTTGTTGATCGTAAACTTCGCCGAATTAATGCTGAAGTCGATGACCAAGTGACGTGGCAATCACTTGTAGAAGCTGCGTATAAGGCAAGCTATGGCTTCGAATGGAACGGTGATTCATTGCTGCTAGCCCGTGAGAACTTACTCTATACGTACCGGGACTATTTCATGGCGAAGTGGGGTATTGAGCCAGACACAGAACAACTGAAGACTGTTGCAGAGATCATAAGCTACAATCTTTTCCAGATGGATGGCTTTAAGTTCGCTGTGCCGCTCAGCGAAACCCAGGTAAAGGTTTCTCAACAGGAAATTTCTTTGTTCGATGATCCAGAAGACATTCAAGAAAAATGGATCACTAAGCCTGGCAGGCGGGTCAAGGTTATGAATTGGAGTAAGAATAAGATGGAATTCTTTGATAAAGGGGTCGCGTGA